The genomic window ACGTAAACCCTGGCCCAAAGGGTCCGTGTGACGGGGGCAGATAGGTGCAGACACACGGAGTGGGGGGCTCCTCGCAGGTGGGCTTCTGAGTGTCAGTGGCTCACGAGCCCTGGGGCAGTGGACGTGGCCGGCCTCaacctctctgcttctccccagccaTCTTCTACACGGCGGCCATCCTCGGCCCCGCCGCTGGCTACCTGATCGGAGGCACCCTGCTCAACATTTACACGGAAGTAGGCCGACAGTGAGTGGCCCCAGCTGAATCTGCACCACGCGGACGGCACCTCGCCTGGGCGGTGGCTCCCTCAGAGCAGGACACACAGCAGGAAGAAGCTGGGCTGGCCCTGCTCTGGTGGCCccagggtctggggtctgggtggGGGGGGCCGGCCCTGGGGTCTGGGGGGGCTGGCCCTGCTCTGGTGGCCCCGGGGCCTGGGGGGTGATCCCCAGGGTCTTGGGAGGGCTGGCCCTACTCTGGCGGCCCCGGGGTCTGGGGGGGGTGGTCCTCAGGGTCTTGGGGGGGCTGGCCCTGCTCTGGCGGCCCCGGGGTCTAGGGGGTGGTCCCCAGGGTCTTGAGGGGGCTGGCCCTGCTCTGGCGGCCCCGGGGCCTGGTGGGTGATCCCCAGGGTCTTGGGAGGGCTGGCCCTGCTCTGGCAGCCCCGAGGTCTGGGGGGGGAGGTGGTCCCCAGGGTCTTGGGGGGGCTGGCCCTGCTCTGGCGGCCccggggtctggggtggggggtggtcccCAGGGTCTTGGGGGGGCTGGCCCTGCTCTGGCGGCCCCGGGGTCTGGGGTGGTGGTCCCCAGGGTCTTGGGGGGGCTGGCCCTGCTCTGGTGGCCCTGGAGGCTGGGGGTCCCTGAGTGCAGGCCCTGGGGATGGAGACCTGGAACCAGGCGAGACCAGGTCACCAGTTCTCTGATACCCTTTGCGGGACTGAGAGCAGATTTCGTGCTGCCAATGTGAGCTTCTGTGTGGGGTTTTCCACACCAGGCAGGTCTCTTCTGACACCCGTTGGGGGTCctaaattcagctcaggtctgacAGACTTCCCagggtcagcacagaccccacaggtgAAGGCTCAGCCTTAGGAGACCACCCCCTGCAGACGCCAGCCTCAGGCACTGGGTCCCCACGGCTTCCGTCCCGCCTGGCTACAAATCGGGGTTCCCACGGCCCCGTCCTTGGGTTTTGTGAGCGGCTAGGACAGCTCCCAGGCCTCAGGAATGTGCTTTACGCACCAGATTACCGGTTTATTAAGCAGATTACGACCCAGGAGCCGCCTGATGGAGGAGGTGGAGAGGCCAGGTGTGGGAGGGGGTGCGGGCTTCCGTGATGTGCAGTGCGCCACcccagtaccccccccccccccggagcccTCCGATCCCCTGGGCTAAGGCCTTTCAGGAGCAGCGTGCGGATGCCCGGCGTGGGCGCCCCGAGTGCACGTGGGCGGGGCGCTGACCCCAAGTGTCTCCCCCCACAGGACGGAGCTGACCACCGAGAGCCCCCTGTGGGTCGGCGCCTGGTGGGTGGGCTTCCTGGGCGCGGGAGCCGCCGCCTTCCTCATCGCCACCCCCATCCTCGGCTACCCCCGGCAGCTGCCAGGTGGGTGCGTCgctcctctgtcctcctggggGGGCACCCCTGGGGAGTCCGGGCCCTTCGCCTTCGGGGCGAGGCCACTGTCCTGCAGGGCCAGCCCGGCCACGTGCAGCTGACCctcaggcgcccccaggcctGGGAGGGGGGAGCCTCAGGCAGAGACCTTTGTCCCGGCCACTCGCCGACGTCTGTGTCCTTCCAGGCTCCCGACACTACGTGGTCATGAGAGCGTCGGAGACATGCCGGCTGAAGGACAGAGGCCACGAGGCGGCCAGCAACCCCGACTTCGGGAAAACCATCAGAGACCTGCCTCTGTAAGGACCttgtgggcggggcggggggggggggggctcctgccCGTGCCCATGTGTCCCGCAGACCCTTGGGGGGCTCACACATGCCGGACCTTGACCCCAATCTAGGAGAGTCCGCGTGGCCCCTCCAGGGCCGTGGTGAGCACACAGCTTCTGAACCTCCTTTGTGGCCCCACGGACTCGAGGTCTCAGCCCCGAAATCCGGGCTGGGAGATTCAGAGCTGCACACAGAGCCGGTGAGGGACGGTCCCGACGGAGGGTCCTCAACCTGCTGTGTCCTCTGTCCTCTGACCTTTTCATTAACGTCACCTGCACGTGCCAGGGTTCCAGGCTcgcaccctctctctgccttgagGCCTCTGATGACCCAGGAAGGGACGGGACTATCTCTGGCCCCCTGCCCTCACTGCCCTGCACCAGTCCCCACTCCTCATGTGCTCCCCTCCCTTGTGTGAGACCTGGTCTGTCCCCTCTCCCTTGGGTGTGGCCTGGTCTTGTTTTGTGGGCTTCATGGACCCCTGGCCTGTTCTGGTCTCAGGGAGACTcggggccctgggggtgggctCCTGGCCGCCCATACCCTCTTCACGGGACCAGGCATCGCACAGGGGGCTCTCGAGGGAATGGGGAAGGAGCCCCCGGACGGCCTCCAGCCTGATTCCTCGGCCTCGCTGAGTACTCCCCTGCCCCCCGGTAGTCTGGAGCCAGAGCCCAGGAACGGCCGTGTCTAACTGGCCTCGTGGGGCCAGGGGCTGTTGGTGGCAGGAATGAGCCCTCGTTGCCTGCCTTCGCcgtggggagggtggaggggcgTCGGGGCCGAAGGTGGCCTCCGGGGAAGCCCcgggctgtctgctgtccccGTGGAGAAGAGGCAGGGCCGGCGTGCTAGGGGTGGAAGGTGGACGGGCCTGCCTCACTTCGGGCTTTGttctcctgcttcctgcttcctgtggGGCCACCCAAGAGCTGCCCGCTCAGCAGGGTGCCCCAAGGCAGGTAAGCCGCCAGGGGCCGCACTGGGCAGGGGCGCAGGAGTGTCTGTGTGAAGGCCGGGTCGCCCCATCTCCCAGCAGCCACGGGGAGGCGCTCTGAGCTGGAGCAGGGCCACCAGTGCCCCACACGCAGCGCTAGGGACCCAGAACGTCAGCAGCGCTGGGGACAGAGGGCCGAGAAGAGGTCTGTGTCCAGGCTTAGTTCCCTAGCCAGTTGCCGGGAATAAAATAAATCCTGGAACGTGTGCCCTCTGTTAACATCACGACTAGTTCTCCGAGCAAATTCAACACCAGATTTTAGCAGAGCCACCTAGAGCCTGGGACGAAGTCTGCACACCCTGGGGAGGGTCACCTGCCCCCCCGCCCAAGCCTAGCCGAGCGCCCCGAAGCCTGGGCCGATCTGAACAAGACCCAGGGAAGGGGCCAGCCAGACACAGGGCGTCCCCCACACAAGGCAGGACCTGCGAGCCCCAACAGAGGAGGTCCCGGGGAGGGGCCGGTGCCCCGGGCCTCCCCCGAGCCCCCACCCGCCAGcatccctcttcttcccttcatgGACACGGGACCCAAATAATTAACCAAAAAGCATTGTTTTCAGTCTTCCGGCTTGGAAGTCAGTTTTGCATGTGTGTTGCTCTGGGGCGGGGCAGGTGCCATGAGCCGCGTGGAACGTCTTTCCTTCGTCTCCTCCCCGGCCGCCTGCTCGCGTGTCCCGGTGCAAAGCCTAGTCACGGCTGCACCGCACGTGCCTACTTTCCAAGATCCAATTGCCGGCCTGTGGCAGGTGCCCCGAGATGTGAGCAGGGACTCTGGGCTCCCTCCCGGTGTGAGCACGACCAGCAGTGGGGTCTCCGGGGCCGGGGCTCACGAGGACGGGCTTCACGTGTGGCACAGCCCTGAGCTGCAGACCCGGAGAGCGTAAGCCCCGAGGGCCATTTCAGAGCCGGCCCCCATGGCGGGCTGAGGGTAGTCATTTAGTTCCAGGGTTTGCTTTCTCGTAGGTGCGGGAGAGGGAGGCGCTGCCCTGCGGTGACCCGGGGCTCCAGAGAGAACCCTGCCCCCCGCCCACATCACTCCCCGGGGCCAGGGACAGAAGCGTACCGGTCGGCACCTCGGTGCCCAGGTCCAGGCACCTGCCTCCCGGCAGCTCCGGGAACCGGGAAAGCAGGCATTAGAGCCTCAAGTGCGGGCGGCTGGCTGCCCCCCGAGGCCGAGCTTCCGAACTTGCGGACCCCCCGTGGCTGTAATTTCGTTCCCACTCCAAGCGTCGTGCCTCCACTGCCCCGTAAGGACGGTGTGCTGTGTTCTATGCTGCGTGTGTGGTCGGCACACCCGGGCGCCAGCCCTGCTCGGCCCGAATCCCCGACAAGGTGCAGAGCAGTCCGGCCAGAGCCAGCGGCCCTCGGAGAAACGTGCTCACGCGAGGGCAGGTGGTGTGGGGCAGGGCCTGGTGCCCAGCCCGTCACTCGGGGCGGGGACGCAGGCGGGCAGCAGTCAGAGCCCGCGTCGGGCGCTCACAGAGGTCTCTCCGCTTCTCGGTGAGACCTGAGGCCGAGAGCGCCCCGGGGCCGTGCAGGGCTCCCCGTCCTGATCCCCAGAGGGAAGCAAGGCCGGCCTCACTGGGGAACGGGCGGGTCAGGTCCGAGGGGCCAGGGCCGAGGTCCTTCCTCAGGATCCCTACGACACCACCCCCAAAGTACACGCCAGCCGGGTCCACCCAGAGGCTCCTTGGAGGGCCCTCTGTGCCCCCTTCTCGAGGGCTGGTGGCTGAGAAAGGATCCCAGCCTTCAGTGCCGGTCCCCATCCGTGGGGACCTGGCCCGTCCTGGACTTGGGGACAgccgcctcccccagcccccggctcCTGACTCCCCCCACCGCCAGGTGATTCCACGGTGCTGTGGTTGCTCGGGGTCTCTCCCCGCGCCAGAGCTGAACTGTGGCGGAGGCGGTGAGGAGGTTGATTTAGCGGCTTGCTTTCCTGGAGCTGGTTCTCCGCCAGCCTCACACCCCGTCCTGACCGCCCTGGGGGAGACGTGGAgggccccccagccccctctggaAGGGCACTTCCTCCCTGCTCTGGCCTGCTCTGACCCTCTATCTCTTCTCTCTCGTCTCCCCATCCAGCTCCATCTGGCTCCTACTGAAAAACCCCACGTTCATCTTGCTGTGCCTGGCGGGAGCCACCGAGGCCACACTCATCGCAGGCATGTCCACGTTTGGCCCCAAGTTCCTGGAGTCCCAGTTCGGCCTGAGCGCCTCGGAGGCTGCCACCTTGTTCGGTGAGAAAACTCGCTGAATCCTCGGGGTCCTCTGACTTTTCGTGAGTTCTCGGACGAGTGAGGGGTCTCCGAAGTCTCTTTTACAAGCGCACGTGGCTCCTGTACACGCGAGGACACGCGGGCGCGTGGTCCTGCGGGGAGGCCCCCGGAGCGGGTGCTGGGCCGTGAGCAGTGTTGCTTTGTGGGTCCGATGGTCCTTCCCGGGAGGTGGGGAGCACGGACCGCAGCGTGCTGACCTCCTGGGGGGGGGCCCGCTCTGGCCGGGAGGGTCCGGGGCGAGCTCATCGCCTGTGACGCCCGCTCACCCCTTCCAGCGTCCCTGGCTTGTTGCAGAAAGGGTTTGGCTAGAGGCACCCAGACCCTCAGGCCCGGTCGCACCCAGGAGCCAGGGGGCCGGCGTCCCAGGATTTCACGGGACCGTGGGGTCGGAGCCCCGGGACCCGCCCGGCCAGAGACATTCTGTGGCCAGAGCCAGGCTGGGCCCCCCAGGAGAACGAGGGCCCTGCTTAGACCCCCTCCTGCTGCTGCCCAGAGGGCACCTGCAGCCTCACGGAGAACACACCAGGCGGGACGCGTTACCAGACAAGGGGTCGATGCCGGGCCGTGCCAGACGTGGCGTGGATCCTGGCCGGGAGGGTCAACACCCTGTGTGGAATGTGGGGACGTCTGGGCAGCACATGGGCCAGTGCAGGCCGCCCCCAGGCCTCGGGGTTCTGTTCCGGCACAGGGCTTGGGCATTGAGTTAGGGACCCCGTCCCCCTATCTAATgcccccagacacccctccttGCCTGGCCTCTCGGCCCCATCCACAAGCGCCTCCCCTTTCCCAAAGCGGCCCCTCCCTGTGCTCACATTGTCCCAGAACGGCCACCTGCTCTGGGGTCCCCCGGGCTGCAGCCCAGAGCTGGAAGGGGTCCATGTCAGAGCTGGCTTTGGTCCTTGCTGGAAAGGCAGGCCCACCGAACCCCACACCCGTCCGCACCCCGTCCCTGGGACGGCCCGGGAGCCGCGCGCCAACTAATCCCAGCTTCACGTGAAATGGCGCGGGCCACGGATTTCTCGAAGGTGGCTCACGGCTGGACTCGTAGAAGCTGTGGTTTTCTGGGGAGCACAGTCCCTGGGCGGCCTCCCGGTCAGGCGGGCAGCAGCAGCGGGCTATTGGCCTCTCGCCCTCCCAGTCCTGCCCCGCCCCTGCGGCCCCGCAGGCCCTCACCGAGCACGTCCCCTCTGCCGCAGGGTACCTGGTGGTTCCAGCCGGGGGTGGCGGCACCTTCCTGGGTGGCTTCTTCGTGAACAAGTTCAAGCTCCGTGGTGCGGGCATCATCAAGCTCTGCCTTTTCTGTGCCCTGACCAGCCTGCTGGCCATCTTCGTGTTCTTCATGCACTGTCCCAACGTGCCCGTGGCGGGTGTGACCGCCAGCTACCACGGCGGGTAAGGACCGAGAGGTGCCCGGGAGAAGGGGAGAGCCCAGCGCACCTGTCGGAGGCCCCGGTGGCCCCGGGGGATGGCGGCGGTGGGGTGGGGACTCGGTCACTGTTTGGAGAGGGTCAGGGCTAACGGTCACTGAAAGACAGCCCGGCATCGGCCCTTTGGAAGCCCCGGGCTCCGTCCCAGCCCCAAGCCCGGGGTTCCCATCTGGAAAACGAGACTCCGCTCACCCAGCCGCTCTCCACGTGTGGACGTGGAAGGTGGCCCAGGGTCGGCTCCCGTGTGCGACCGACTCACGGGAATGTGAGAGCGACAGCCGGTCAGGCtaatatctgaagcaggctgcgaCGGTGGCCGCTGGGACGGGCGGCCCCTCTCAGGGACTCCTGGTGCCGCTGGCGGGTCAGGACCGCAGACCTCAAAGTGGCCGTGGGAGCACTGTCCCCCAACAGGACCGCCACGGTCCCCCCACGAGGACCGTGCTGCCacgggagggaggcaggcgggCCCTGGGCCAGCTCCCAGGGAGGGTGCTGAGGGAGGCGGGAAGGGTCCGGATGGGCATGGGGTCTTCCATCTgagtggaaagagaaggaagcccGCGCGTCCATGATGGCCACCGTGTGCCCGCGCCCCTGAGCCGTGCAGGTGCACAGCTGTCACCTGAGGGGCTGGcgcctctgggggggggggggggggctttggcCCCGTGCGCTCTGAGCCACCTGCCCGTCCAACCACCAAGTCGGGGGAAGTGCACCGCGCGCACGCAGAGCAGAGCGGAGCGCGGTTTGCGTGGCGTGAGAACGCCCAGCGGGTCCacgggcaggaggcagggaggggaacaCCGGGAACCGGAGGCcgtggctgggggcgggggcgcgaggccccaggctgggctccccACCCGGCCCCGGCCCCACCGCCCCCTCGTCTGCCGCCCGcagcctcctgccccagggccgcCTGGAGCTGACCGCCGCCTGCAACGCGGCCTGCGGCTGCCGGCCCGAGCTCTACAGCCCCGTGTGCGGCTCCGACGGCCTCACGTACTTCTCGCCCTGCTACGCGGGCTGCCCGGAGGCGGCCGAACCCGGCCCCGGCGGCCAGAAGGTGAGCGTGgccgccgcccgccccccccccccccccccccccgtgccgtCCGCACCCCGGGAGggcccctgccccttcctccggTAACCCGCGCTGTTTGCGCCCCTCAGGTGTACCGAGACTGTAGCTGTGTCCCTCAGAATTTTTCCTCTGGTTTTGGCCATGCCACTGCAGGGAAATGCACCTCAACTTGTCAAAGAAAGCCCCTCCTTCTGGTTTTCATATTCGTTGTAATCATATTTACATTCCTCAGCAGCATTCCTGCGCTCACGGCAACGTTACGGTAAGCCCGGGCCTGGGTTTCGCTCAGGCCCAGAACCTTCCCTTGCAGCACGCTGCGGTGGAGCTCTGCAGATCCCGCGGGGTACGTGCCGGGCCCCCCAAGCACCGCGGCAGGAGAGAGCCAACTGCCTCTGTGAGGTGCTTGCCACCTGGGGAGGTGGCCACGCAGCCTGGGGCGTGGCCAGGACTTGGCTGCTAGCGTGGGGGGTGTGACATGGCACACGGCCCCACCTCCCCCGGGCGCTGACGCGGCTGTCTCACGTTTCAGGTGCGTCTGTGACCGGCAGAGATCGTTTGCGCTGGGAATCCAGTGGATTGTGGTTAGAACTCTAGGTACTGTGCCCTGTGAGGAAGCCACGTACAGTTGTGTAGTGCGTTCGCTGCGCAAGGGCACCCGGCCTGTGTCTCCTCACGCGGCGGGTGTGCGTTCGGCTAGTGCCCGCTTTGGAGAAGGACGCCATCCCCTCACCGTCCACTAGGGGGACCCATGGTCCTTTATTTGCCTTTTCCTCATTAGCACAAAGGCTCCAGGGGAGTCGCGGGTGATTcggcacctccccccccccccccccccccccccccccccggtgccaAGTCCCCAGAAAGGAACATTTACGTCCCGTTCgcgcacctccccccccccccccccccccgcgaacACCAGTGGCTGACTGACGTCACCTTTCTGGGTCTCGTCGCTGCCCACCCGCCCCCTCTGGCCCCCCGCGCGGGTTGGGGTCCTGAGTGAGCCTCTTTCTGCAGGGGGCATCCCGGGGCCCATCGCCTTCGGCTGGGTGATCGACAAGGCGTGCCTGCTCTGGCAGGACCAGTGTGGCCAGCAGGGCTCCTGCTTCGTGTACCAGAACTCGGCCATGAGCCGCTACATGCTCATCGCGGGGCTGGTGTACAAGGTGAGCGCGGGGGGCGCGCTGGAGGGGGCCCCCGGTTCCCAGAAGCGGCCTCCTTCCCAAGtgagagcccgttgtggggcccCAGCCCCACGAAGCCCCTGCCTGCCGGGGCCTCCCCCCCTGCCGCCGGCCCCGGACTCCGGTCCCCCTAAGGCTTTGCAGGGATAAGACCCCGCTCCGTCCTGCGAGGGCAGATTCTGGCGGGCCTGTCCGCgtctgggggcagtgggggcggggCTTATGGACCCCTGAGCAATTCCCGCTTCCTAACCTTGAGGTGCCTGGGGCGCTGGCCCACCCTCCGCCCGACCCTGGGAAGAGAAACTGCCTGCTTTATCACGTGTTTCATGTCGTGTGGGGAGAAGCACGGTATTTATAGTTTGAATTTTCCCCGATGGGAGGAAAGGACACGGAACCTTCACAATAAAGTGAAATCCTGCGGCCAGCCTGTAGGAGTGTCTCGATTTTCTTCTGGGGGGGCTGTTCAGGGGTCTCCCCCTTGCCTCACGTTTGTCTGGAAGCATCTCGGGGATGGCGAATCCTCAGCCCCCTGGGCTTATCTCCACACTGATTAGCATAATAATAGCCACGTGTGAGAAAGGATTTGTGTGACTCCAGAGGAAGGCAAGGGGTCAGTCGGAGGGGGACATGGCTTCCTGGGAGCTGCCCCCGGCTTTTCCTCTGTGCCCCTGTGCCCGGAGCAACAGGCCGGTACCCGGGCCGTCTGTCCACCCAGACGATGAGCCCTCTGCGTCAGCACAGCGGTTACGGTGGCTTCTCAGGTCAGTGTTAGTTTCAGCAGGAATAGAAGACAGGTTCCGAACGCGCCCCCTCCCATCCCTGCGCCAGAGTGGACACGGGTGCCGGGCTTATCAGGCTGATGATGCTCCCAGAAACGCTAAAACCCAGCATCCGCACGTTAAAACACACAcgtgtacaggggcgcctggggggctcagtcagttacgtgtccaactcggggtcaggtcatgatctcgcggtccgtgggttcgagccccgtgtcgggctctgtgctgacagctcagaccctggaccctgcttcggatcctgtgtctccctctctctctgcccttccccccccccaaaataaacaaactttttttttaattacaaaaaaccCTGAAGATCTTTATTCCTCAGGTTTGGGGGCCAGAGGTCCAAAATCCGCACGTCAGTTCCTTCTGCGGGCTCTGACGGAGGGTCTGCTCCAGCCCCGTCTCTGCCCCTGTGTCGCGTGGCCTTCCCCTGGGTGTCTCTGTAAAGCCACTGTCTCCTTGCTCCCACGAGGACACCTGTCACTGCAGGCAGGCCCACCCGACACCCAGGATGATTTCATCTCAACCTTCTGAACTTAATTACACCTGCCAAGACACCGCTCCAACGATACGCTCTGGGGGTCGACACGGGGCAGCTCTTGGCGGGGGGGGCACTGTTCAGCCCAGGacgagcccccccaccccatccagggCCAGTATGTCGTCAAATGCTGGTTTTCATTCCCTCACTGACAGTATGGGTGTCCACGCAGGGGCGGGTTATGCAGGAAAGACGGGTCTTCTCTCCGGAAGCAGGGTCCTCGGGACCTCGGGGAGCAACTGGGCCGCctggcctcttcctctctcccaggtgCTGGGCTTGTTGTTCTTTGCCGCCGCCTGCCTCCTGTACAAGCATCCGTTGGGGGCTCCCAATGGCCTAGAAGCTTCTCTGCCCAGCCAGTCCTCGGCCTCCGACACCCCCATGGACCTCCAGGACGCCCCCTCGGCCCTCCAGCTCCAGAGTGACGTCTGACCGCCCACACCCGTCCGCCCAGGGACACGAGCCAGCTGCCTGGCACTTCCTGCAGGCACTGTCTGATTTCTCCCCAGAAGGGCTGACCCCTTGCCGATTGATACCCCAGGGCTGAGGACCCTCCAAAAATCTCTCCTAGGATCCTGAGGGTACTAAGCTGGTGGGGGCCGCACGTCCAAGTCTCAGAGACGCCGAAGAGAAAGAACGCAGGCATGGGGGGACGCGGCGCGCCTCCCTCCTGGCCCCGGGGCGGAGTGTGACGGTCCCTCCGGCTCAGGAAGACCGAGGCCCCCGCAGCCCAGCCCTTCTCACAGTCCGTGAACGGACAGAGCCGCGTGGCACTGGATTTTGCCCGGGGGGCCTCGAGAACCCCGGACGCGTCGACAGCTGTGATTTTCAGTCTCTCTATGCGATCTGAGCTGCACTGTTACAGAAAGTCCAGAACCACCTGCCGGCCGGTGTGAAGCCGGCAGCCACCGGGGGGTTCGTAAGTCACTGTTCTGTCCTGGAGACTGGAGAAGCGTCCGTCACTGCCGGTGGCGCACACACGGGGCTCGTGCTGCTCCCGTTCATCGTGACACCGTCGACACCGCGGGGTGGGAATTACAAAGCACTGACCCCCGCCGGGGCGTGTCACCGGCTGTGCTCCTGAACGGGCCTCATTCGGCGCATCTGGGGACCGGCCTGGCCCTGACTTCCTGTGTCTCTTCTGATGCGGGGCAGCTAGGCAGGCGGCCGTCCCCAGAGGCACGgtccctgctgtcccctcccaTCCTCAGAGCTGCAGCGGGACGGGACGCGTCACAAAAGCAGATATTTATGGACCAATATTTTGCAGAACCTTATTTATAGAATTTGTTTTTTACCTGCTCGTGTGGTGGGCATAGCGGCCGGCTCAGCGGACATTCGTGAACTCTGCCTGGAGGACACTGGGACTCCCATGGAATGTTTGCGGATGTCCTCAGTTAAAATtatgtgtaaataaatatattttgatatttaaagcaAACCTCTCTGgccaatgtgttttctttctacgAAGGTGCAGAGTTTGATGTTTGTACACCCCCTTCGTGTGGGTTTTTGTGAGTTTGCGCCCCAAAGCCAGTGTCGGGCTGCCCCCGGGGACGAGCGCTCTGTCGGCCCTGCGCCCTCCCGGATGGCCTTTCGCCACCCACCTCGCCAGTGACCCCCGTTGTGCCCCAAGGGTCCCCCTCCCTCGGGGGCCCAGCGCCAGCTGGGGTGGGCCTGAGCCCTCAACCCAGGGTCCCACTTTCCTGAGTGACCCGCAGCACCAGGATTCAGATGGGGACGGCCGGATTCAGCAGGTAGCTCAGgaagagtgtgcgtgtgtgtgagaggggacataaagggacacccccccccccccactgcgcTTTCTCCCTGGGTATCCAGATCTGACGCAGTCCCTCCCAGGTGGAGCCCAGAGAGTCCACAACTacggcccggggggggggggccctgggggcAGCTCACAGGTGTCCTGGACACCAGTCTCACCAGCCGGCCCACGTGGGCCCACGTCCCGGATGGGcctttccttccactcccccacGCTTGAATCCTGACCTGGCCGCTTCCGTTGGCCAAGGTTTACGTGGTGAGCAGGAAACAGCCTCCCTGGCCTTCTGGACCACGTTCGAGAATTGACGgggcacctactgtatgccaggccctATGCTGAGCGGTGCGGAACGGGGGAGACACTGCCTGAGAGGTCCCCACGGCAAACCCAGGCCGGGCGGGAGGGCCGCGGGCCCGGAGACACACAGCCTGGCAGGGGCGCTGGGACCCTCTTAGGTGCGCCAATGCCCTCTCCCCGGAGGAGGAGGCCCTCAAACCCCCTTCATCCTGGTGGACGCTGGTACCTCTGGATTCCCTCCACCCTGTCTTTGCCCTCGAAGAGGGTCCAAGCTGGGGTGGTGCTCATTAAGCTCATGTCTTTTTCTaagcagctttattgaaatacGAATCACCCACTTAAAGTAaactaggggcgcccgggtggctcagtcggttaagcgtccaactcttgatttcggctcaggccacgatcccagggtcatgggatcgagccccttgtcgggctctgcgctgagcacggagtctgctgggggttctctctctctgtgtctctgaccctccctctcttcctctctctgaaaataaataaataaacgtaaaaaaaataaaggaaaactcagTGGGTCTTGGTCTGTTCACAGGATTGGACCAGCATCGCCAAGGCCGGCTGGAACGTTCTCCTCACGGAGACCC from Neofelis nebulosa isolate mNeoNeb1 chromosome 9, mNeoNeb1.pri, whole genome shotgun sequence includes these protein-coding regions:
- the SLCO4A1 gene encoding solute carrier organic anion transporter family member 4A1 isoform X2, whose translation is MNGAGGGCERPPERGARRGGRTSGRTNRPAEYRSAASVAAPGTPPRAEMPQHSTGDKPPTSVPQLVLPSPPSAADGGSGHSPPSRRASLGSPPSHDALGSCSQPLCQPPAGKRDPRAAPETRRVAAGPQSAACGWRAFAPECLRAFNTPRAFLLFLCAAAFLQGMTVNGFINTVITSIERRYDLRSYQSGLIASSYDVAACLCLTFVSYFGGTGHKPRWLGWGVLVMGAGSLVFALPHFAAGAYEAEGAEGLGACRANRSLACGDRASGLSGYRLVFMLGQFLHGAGATPLYTLGVTYLDENVKSSHSPVYIAIFYTAAILGPAAGYLIGGTLLNIYTEVGRQTELTTESPLWVGAWWVGFLGAGAAAFLIATPILGYPRQLPGSRHYVVMRASETCRLKDRGHEAASNPDFGKTIRDLPLSIWLLLKNPTFILLCLAGATEATLIAGMSTFGPKFLESQFGLSASEAATLFGYLVVPAGGGGTFLGGFFVNKFKLRGAGIIKLCLFCALTSLLAIFVFFMHCPNVPVAGVTASYHGGLLPQGRLELTAACNAACGCRPELYSPVCGSDGLTYFSPCYAGCPEAAEPGPGGQKQHSCAHGNVTVSPGLGFAQAQNLPLQHAAVELCRSRGVRAGPPKHRGRREPTASVRCVCDRQRSFALGIQWIVVRTLGGIPGPIAFGWVIDKACLLWQDQCGQQGSCFVYQNSAMSRYMLIAGLVYKVLGLLFFAAACLLYKHPLGAPNGLEASLPSQSSASDTPMDLQDAPSALQLQSDV
- the SLCO4A1 gene encoding solute carrier organic anion transporter family member 4A1 isoform X3 encodes the protein MNGAGGGCERPPERGARRGGRTSGRTNRPAEYRSAASVAAPGTPPRAEMPQHSTGDKPPTSVPQLVLPSPPSAADGGSGHSPPSRRASLGSPPSHDALGSCSQPLCQPPAGKRDPRAAPETRRVAAGPQSAACGWRAFAPECLRAFNTPRAFLLFLCAAAFLQGMTVNGFINTVITSIERRYDLRSYQSGLIASSYDVAACLCLTFVSYFGGTGHKPRWLGWGVLVMGAGSLVFALPHFAAGAYEAEGAEGLGACRANRSLACGDRASGLSGYRLVFMLGQFLHGAGATPLYTLGVTYLDENVKSSHSPVYIAIFYTAAILGPAAGYLIGGTLLNIYTEVGRQTELTTESPLWVGAWWVGFLGAGAAAFLIATPILGYPRQLPGSRHYVVMRASETCRLKDRGHEAASNPDFGKTIRDLPLSIWLLLKNPTFILLCLAGATEATLIAGMSTFGPKFLESQFGLSASEAATLFGYLVVPAGGGGTFLGGFFVNKFKLRGAGIIKLCLFCALTSLLAIFVFFMHCPNVPVAGVTASYHGGLLPQGRLELTAACNAACGCRPELYSPVCGSDGLTYFSPCYAGCPEAAEPGPGGQKHSCAHGNVTVSPGLGFAQAQNLPLQHAAVELCRSRGVRAGPPKHRGRREPTASVRCVCDRQRSFALGIQWIVVRTLGGIPGPIAFGWVIDKACLLWQDQCGQQGSCFVYQNSAMSRYMLIAGLVYKVLGLLFFAAACLLYKHPLGAPNGLEASLPSQSSASDTPMDLQDAPSALQLQSDV
- the SLCO4A1 gene encoding solute carrier organic anion transporter family member 4A1 isoform X4 — encoded protein: MNGAGGGCERPPERGARRGGRTSGRTNRPAEYRSAASVAAPGTPPRAEMPQHSTGDKPPTSVPQLVLPSPPSAADGGSGHSPPSRRASLGSPPSHDALGSCSQPLCQPPAGKRDPRAAPETRRVAAGPQSAACGWRAFAPECLRAFNTPRAFLLFLCAAAFLQGMTVNGFINTVITSIERRYDLRSYQSGLIASSYDVAACLCLTFVSYFGGTGHKPRWLGWGVLVMGAGSLVFALPHFAAGAYEAEGAEGLGACRANRSLACGDRASGLSGYRLVFMLGQFLHGAGATPLYTLGVTYLDENVKSSHSPVYIAIFYTAAILGPAAGYLIGGTLLNIYTEVGRQTELTTESPLWVGAWWVGFLGAGAAAFLIATPILGYPRQLPGSRHYVVMRASETCRLKDRGHEAASNPDFGKTIRDLPLSIWLLLKNPTFILLCLAGATEATLIAGMSTFGPKFLESQFGLSASEAATLFGYLVVPAGGGGTFLGGFFVNKFKLRGAGIIKLCLFCALTSLLAIFVFFMHCPNVPVAGVTASYHGGLLPQGRLELTAACNAACGCRPELYSPVCGSDGLTYFSPCYAGCPEAAEPGPGGQKHAAVELCRSRGVRAGPPKHRGRREPTASVRCVCDRQRSFALGIQWIVVRTLGGIPGPIAFGWVIDKACLLWQDQCGQQGSCFVYQNSAMSRYMLIAGLVYKVLGLLFFAAACLLYKHPLGAPNGLEASLPSQSSASDTPMDLQDAPSALQLQSDV